TTCGAGCTTGCGGATCTTCTGACTGAGCGCCGGTTGACTTATTTCCAACTGCTGGGCGGCCCTTCCGAAGTGCAATTCATCGGCGAGTGTACGGAAGGCCAGCATGTCCTTTAGGTCCATAAGGACAGATTATCGCATGAGAACCTGCACCCCATCGACTTATTGATCAGGGAGTTTCAGACTGGACTCATGTTAGAAAAAATCTCCTGCCGACCTGGGCTGGAACCGACGTTCTTGAGATCGAAAGGTCCTGTTCGCAGCTCTCTAGCTGAGTCATTCGTTCAATTGGAAAGAGGTGCATCTGATGTTGTGGACCAAGGAATTTGAAGCTCCTCAGCGGCGGGCCGTCACGGAGACTGGTCCTTCCCGCCCGGCTCCAGCGTCCCCATCTGCGGGTCGACACGTTGGGACCTGGTTCGTACGGTTTGGCCCAACTGTCGTCTTGATAGTCCTCGGCCTGCTGTTTTGGCAGTTCGTGCTCACCCGGGTCAATTTCTTGGGGATTCCTTCGAGGTACCTGGGTTCTCCCGGGGGGATCCTCGATGCACTCGTCACGCTCGTACAGTCCGGCTACACCGGAACCCCGTTGTGGCAGCACTTCCTGGCAAGTATCAGCAGAACACTTTTCGGGGTGGGGCTGGCTACGGTCATCGGGGTGCCGCTGGGACTGGGTATCGGCCTCAACAGGTTCCTTGACCGGCTGGTTAGCCCGATCATCGGCTTCCTTCGGCCCATCCCGGCACTTGCCTGGATTCCGATTGTCGTGATCTGGCTGGGGATCGGTGAACAGTCGAAGGTCTTCGTCATCTTCATGACGGCGGTGCTGTTCGTGTCGACGGGCGCGGCTCTTGGTGTTCGGGCAGTACCTCAGGATTTCTACCTTGTAGCCCGCAATTATGGACTAAGCCGGTTGCAGTTCCTGAGGCAAGTCGTGCTTCCACCGGCACTCCCGCAGATCCTTGCGGGGCTGCGAACGGCCCTGACTGTCGGTTGGGCGGTTGTGGTCGCGGCGGAGTTGATCGGCGCATCGCAGGGCCTCGGCTACATGATCCGTAACTCATCCCAGGTTTTCGACGTCAACACGGGCTACGTGGGGATTCTCCTTATCGGCGTGGTTGGCGTTGCCTTCGAGTACGGGTTCCGTTACTTCGAGAACCGGCTGTTGCATTGGCAGGTCTCCCGATGAACCAGAAGAACATCCTCTCGTCCCGACCCATCAGAGAGCAGACCATGAACGGCATGGAGAAAACGCCGGCCCGCGCGATCGGCGACACGAAGATCACCTTGGCCGGTGCAGCCCAGGCATACTCCGTTCGCGGAGGACGCCGGGAAGTACTCACCGGCCTTGACATCGAAATCAAGACAAACGAAAGCGTCGCTGTTATCGGACCGACCGGCGTCGGCAAGAGCACGCTGCTCCGTCTGATCGCAGGGTTTGAGAGTCCGACCAGTGGCGAAGTGAAGCTATGGAATGACGGCAGGAGCAGCCTCGCGGAGCCCGCGGCGGACATCGGGTACCTCTTCCAGCAACCGGCTTTGTTCCCCTGGATGACGGTAAAGGAGAACGTGCTGTTTGGGGCCAGGCACGCAAAGACGTACGGTGCCGATAAGCAGGCCATGTTCTCCCAAGCCGAGTACTTCATGGACCGGGTCGGGCTTTCCGACGCGGCGGACCTCTTCCCCTATCAGATCTCAGGGGGAATGCGGGCCCGTACGGCTCTGGCAAGGGTCTTCCTCACCCGGCCGAAGGTGCTGCTCATGGACGAACCGTTTGGCGCGCTGGATGCCCTGACCCGTCGCGAGATGTACGTGCTCCTGCGCGATCTCGTGTCGACATCACCCGAGCTCACTACGGTCATGGTCACCCACGACGTCGACGAGGCCATCACTCTGTGCGGAACCATCATGATCATCTCGGGTATCCCGGGAACCATTACCTCGGTATATCGCAGCGGACTCGCAGCGATGGCGGAGTCGGCGGAGGACCTGCAGCGTGAGCCCGACTACGTCGAGCTCAAAGCAGCGCTCCTCAGGTCGCTCAACGCGCGCCGGAATGAAACCAGAACAACCACCGGCACCACATCCTAGCCAAACCCATAAACATCAATTACGAATCAACGGAGATCGAAAATGTCTACCTTTCGTCTGCGTCGGTATGCCACTGCCCTGGCGGCGGCCCTGACGCTGGTCCTCGGACTTTCAGCTTGTTCTTCCGCCGGTTCCTCCGGCGGAAGAGGGGGCGAGACGCCCACCATCCGGGTTGCCTACGCACAGGGCCTGCAAGCCAACTTCTACTATGCCCTCCAGCATGATCTCTTCGCGAAGCACGGAGTCAAGGTTGAAGGCACGAAGTTTGATTCCGGGCCTGCCCTTATCTCCGCCCTGGTGGGCGGCAGCGCAGATGTGGGCTACTTCGGAGTTCCTGCCATGGCTACAGCCAACGAGCAGGGCGCACAGCTCCAGGTCTTCAGCATCGCAAACAACGCCGGAGATATGGCTGCCCTATATGTGAAGCCGGACAGCGACATCAAATCCATTCAGGATCTTCGAGGCAAGAAGGTGGCGACCACCCAGAACACAGTGGCGCACATCTTCCTGCTGATCGCCCTGGAAAAAGCGGGCATGACTCCCAAGGATGTTCAGATTGAGTTCTACGATCCGGCTGGCCTCGTGGCCGGCTTCGACCGCGGGGACCTTAACGCCGTGTTCATGTTCGCCTCGGTCGGCGCCAAGTTCCTGTCCAGCGGAGCAAAGATCGTGAAAGGCACGATGTCGACCGAGCTCGGCGTCCCGGATACCGGCAACTTCATCGCGTCGAAGGACTATATCAACGGCAACAAGGCTGCCTTGCAGAAGTTCCTTGCGGCCGTGGACGAGGCGACTCCCATCGTCAATCAGGACAAGGCGACCTACATCGAGGCGCTCCAGAAGGGCATCGGCCTTGCCGGCGATCAGGCCCAGATCATCTACGACAACCAGCCATCGCCTTGCCTGGTCTCTTCCACGCTTGCTGACCCTGGTTCGCCCGTTTCTCTGACGCCGGGCGCCGGCTTCACGAAGATAACCCAAAAGATGGTCGAAACGATGACCAAACTCGGCATTCTCAAGTCCGCTCCGAACGTCGCCGACTTCGTCACATCCTCCGTCGTGGAAGGTATGGGCAAATGACACAACCATCACATGCCCGGCCAAATGTAGTGATCGTCATCTGCGACGACCTCGGCTACGGTGACCTCTCTTGCAATGGCGGTACAGTCATCGGCACACCCCGGCTCGACGAGCTTGCAGCAGACGGAGTGCGTGCCACGGCCATGTATAGCGGGGGCCCCACATGTTCACCTTCCCGGGCGGCGCTGCTTACGGGCCGGGTGGCACCGCGCACTGGAGTAGGCAGGGTGCTCTTCCCGGACGAGGATACGGGTCTCCATAAGGACGAGATGACCATCGCGTCCTACCTGTCCAGAGCCGGTTATGCCACCGGAGCATTCGGCAAATGGCATGTGGGACAGATGCCCGCAAGGGGTCCGCTTCGTTTCGGCTTTGATCATTACTTCGGCCTGCCGTTCAGTAATGACACGCCACCATACTTCCTGTATCGAAATGAGGAAGTGCTCGAGGACGGCCCGGAGATGTCGTCACTGACTCGCCGCTATGTCGAAGAAGCCATCGAGTTCATTGACAACGTTCCCGAGGGACAGCCGTTTTTCACATATGTCGCCTTCACCACTCCGCACTACCCCTTGGAGCCGGACCCCGAGTTTGAGGGCAGGTCTGCGGGCGGTCCCTACGGGGACACTGTTGAGAGCATCGATCATCATGTCGGAGTGCTACGCGACGCCCTTGAGGAGCGAGGCATTCTCGAGGACACGATCTTCGTGTTCACCGCTGACCATGGCCCATGGTTCGAGGGGTCAACGGGCGGTATGCGAGGACGAAAGTTCGAGACGTGGGAAGGGGGTACGCGTGTCCCGTTCCTGGCGTCGTGGCCAAGGCAGCTTCCACGGTCAGTGGTTGTGGACGCGCCTCTGGCGTCGGTTGACCTACTGCCGACCATTTGCCATTACCTTGGGCTGGATCCCGACGGAAAGCCAGTGGATGGCCAGATCATTGCGGATGCCCTTGAGGGCAGGGAAGCCTCCGAACACGACCCCATCTGGTATTTCGACGGATATGAACTGAACGCGGTCCGCAAAGGCAAGTGGAAGCTGCACCGTCGTCGACAGACTTGGGGAGCGGAGCGATTCGCCACCATGTCCCTGCCACAACTGTTCGATATCGAGGCTGATGCCGGCGAGTCCTATGACCTCAGCAGGAGGCATCCCGACGTCGTCGTCGAGCTTAGCCGCCTCATGGACCAGCAGGAGGGAACCATCGACAGGTCCCATGACGATGGACGCCTTTGGTGGCTCGAAGGCAATGTCGACGCCCGATGAACGGAAACTTTCAAGAAAGGACTAAAACCATGTATGCGTACCAGGTAAATGCCTGGGGTGACGTTGTGGGCACCCCGGGAGCGGTCACTGATGTGGCTTCCGGACACTATTTCACGCCAGGAGATTTGGACCCCACACTCGAAGCGATAGCAACAGCAGGGTTTCCCGGCATCGAAATCTTCGACGGCAACCTGTTGGCCTTGGGTGACGATGCGCAATCGTTCGGACGCCGCTTGGAAACCCATGGCCTTGCTCTGGCTGGTGTCTATTCCGGCGGCCACTTCATCTATCCAGACGCACACGAGGAGGAATACCTGCGTTTCGAGCGCTCCATCAAGGTTGCCGCTTCCTTGGGTGCCCGCCACTTCGTTATTGGGGGAGGTGGAGTGAGGACCCGTGGTCGGCTCGATTCGGACTACCGGGTTATGGCGGAGTTGCTGGAGCGTGTAGCTGAAAGCGCGACGGCGGAGGGCCTCATCCCCAGCTACCACCCCCATCTGGGCAGCCTCGCTGAAAACCCGGAGCAGATTGATGCCCTCCTTGCGGCCTCATCCATTGGCCTCTGCGCCGACGTCGCCCATCTCGCCGCCGGTGGTGGCGATCCGATCAGGATCATCGACCGCTACGCAGACCGGCTCACCTATGTCCATCTCAAGAACTACGTCGCAGCTTCGGGCACGTTTGTCCCTCTGGCGGATGGGGATCTCGACATTCGTGCCATCCTCGCTGCGATAACAACCCGGGGTTACTCCGACTGGATCGGAGTGGAACTCGACGGCTACCCGGGTGATCCGGGCGCTGCAGCTGCCGAAAATTTCAAATTCCTTCAGGAGGCTACCAATGCGTGATGTAAATATCGCACTCATCGGCGGAGGCTTCATGGGCAAAGCCCATTCTCTGGCCTACGCCGCGATGCCAATGTTCTTCTGGCCGGCCCCGGCCCGCCCCATTCGAAAGGTGGTGGTCGACGCGACTGACGAACTGGCCCGGACCGCGGCCGATCGCTACGGCTGGGAGCGGCACTCCTCGTCCTGGCAGGAGATCGTTGAAGATCCAACCATTGACGTCGTCGACATCGCAACGCCCAATCATCTCCACGCGGAAATCGCAATTGCCGCCGCGAACGCGGGCAAGCACGTCATCTGCGAGAAGCCCTTGGCACCAACGGTAGACGAAGCACGGCTCATGCTCGAAGCAGTCGAAAGGGCCGGAGTGGTCAATGCCGTCGCCTTCAACTATCGGCGAACTCCTGCCGTGGTGCTGGCTAGGAAGTACATCGAGAACGGAGAGATTGGTGACATCCTCAACTTCCGCGGTACGTACTTGCAGGATTGGAGTGCGGACCCCAACTCACCCCTCAGTTGGCGTTTCCAGAAAAAGATCGCAGGTTCAGGTGCCATCGGCGACATCGGCTCGCATGTCGTTGACCTCGCACGTTATCTCGTCGGAGAAATTGCCGAGGTAAATTCCGTAGTCTCGACCTGGATCAAGGAGCGTCCGCTGCAAAGTGGCGGTTTCGACTCCCTCGGCACCGCCAAGGTCTCCTCGGGACCACGCGGGACCGTGGACGTCGATGATGAGGCCGTGACTCTGGTCAGGTTCACCAATGGCGCAGTAGGGTCGCTGGAAGCCACGCGGAATGCCTGGGGCAGGAACAATTTCTTGACGTTTGAGATCCACGGCACCCGTGGCTCCCTGGTATTCAACTACGAGCGCCGGGACGAACTCCAAGTCGCCTTCGCGGATGATCCTGCAGACCGGCGAGGCTTCCGGACCGTGTACACCGGGCCGGCCACGCCATACGGCGAAGCGCTCTGGCCCATTCCCGCACTGGGCATCGGATACGGCGAGACCAAGATCATCGAGGCCTACGAACTCATGAAGGCCGTGGAAACGGGAGAACGGATTCGGCCGGACTTCGCCGACGGCTACCAAGCGGCACTCGTCGATGAAGCGATCGCGACATCAGGAGCCACGCACGAGTGGGTAAAGGTGGAACCCGTGCAAACGCGAGCCCACGCCCAGCGGTGACGGGGGAAAGTAAGAAATAGGAGAAGCATGATGGTCGGCTGCTGTTCCACATCCATCAGGCCGGGAAGTGACAACAAGAAGCGTCCCGTGGTTCAGGACGAGAATCGAAGTCCTCGGCCCTGCCTGTCAGTGAATGACGAAGTGCTGCTTTCGGGAGGAGTGTTCTCCATGGGCGACGTATTCGATGAGGGATACGCCGCCGACGGCGAGACACCGGTTCACAGCGTGCGGCTGGACGCCTTCCGAATCGACGCGACAGCGGTCACCAACAGCATGTTCGCCTGCTTTGTAAAGGAAACCGGTTATCGGACTGAGGCCGAGCAGTACGGCTCCTCCGCTGTCTTCCATCTGCTCGTCCGTGCCACGGGGCGGGATATCGTCGGCACCGCGGCGGGAGCGCCATGGTGGTTCAACGTTCGCGGTGCCGATTGGGCCCATCCTTTCGGCCCGGATTCCCACTGGTCCGAGAGCCCGGATCATCCGGTCGTGCAGGTTTCCCACTTCGATGCCCTGGCCTATTGCGTCTGGGCCGGTCGGCGGCTACCCACGGAGGCGGAGTGGGAATACGCCGCCCGCGGGGGACTCGAAGGCAAGCGATACGCCTGGGGTGACGAGCTCACCCCAGGCGGGGAGCACCACTGCAACATCTGGCAAGGCGTCTTTCCCGGAGCAAACACCAGCGAAGACGGATATCTTGGAACCTCGCCGGTGAAGACCTTCCCCGCCAACGGCTACGGGCTCTACGAAATGGCCGGCAACGTCTGGGAATGGTGCGCCGACTGGTTCTTGCCCAAGTACTACCGCCAGTCACCCATGGACAATCCGCAGGGGCCCACGATCGGTGCCGGACGCGTCATGCGCGGAGGCTCCTACCTCTGCCATGACTCCTACTGCAACCGCTACCGCGTCGCTGCACGCACCTTCAACACGCCCGATTCCTCCAGCGGCAACTGCGGCTTCCGGACCGTTAGGAACGCGTCATAATCCGGCGAAGCGTTCATCAGCATCATCGAATAAGGAACATGGAGAATTGAGAATGAAAGCAGTCATCCTTCCCGGTGACGAGCGAGTCATCGTGGAAGAGCGGAAAATCCCTGACCTCGGCCCGCATGACGTATTGGTTCGCACCCGCGCGTCGGCCATTTGCCGCAGCGACATGAGCCTCTACCATGGCAGCCCGATTGTCGGTGGTGAAGGCGCCCGAGAAGGATCCGTGATCCCGGGACACGAAGCCGCGGGCGAAGTCGTCCGCATCGGCGATTCCGTCACCCAGGTAAAGGAAGGTGATCGCGTAGCGGGGTACCTCGCTCTGGGCTGCAACTTCTGCGAATACTGCCTCAGCGGCTACATGATGCTATGCAAGCAGTGGAAGTGTTTGGGATTCGATGTCGACGGCGGCGACGCCGACTACTTCGTCCTGCCTGAACGGAACTGCTTACATCTTCCCGATGAGCTCTCCTTCCGAGCAGGAGCAGTCATGACCGACATGCTCGGCAGCCAGTACCACGTACAAAAGCAACTTGGAGTTGCAGGCGGTAAGACCGTCGCCGTCTTCGGCATGGGTCCAATGGGATTGGCCGCGGTACTTGTTGGGAGGGCGTTCGGCGCCCGTATCATCGCCGTCGATGTCATTGCCGACCGTCTGGAACAGGCTAGCCGGCTCGGGGCAGATGTCGTCATCAACAGCGCGGCCGACGACGCCCTCCAGCGGGTCCTTGAGCTCACCCAAGGCCGTGGTGCCGAGATCTGCATCGATTGCTCCGGCAATCCGGCCGGGCAAAACTCTGCCCTGGATGCTGCGGCGAAGCTAGGAGCCGTCGCCTTCGTCGGAGAATCCCGAGCAACGGAAATCAACCCAAGCGAGCAGATCATACGCAAGCTTCTCACCGTCGTCGGGGGCTGGTACTTCCCTGCAGGTGACTGGGAAGGAA
This window of the Arthrobacter sp. StoSoilB5 genome carries:
- a CDS encoding ABC transporter permease, with amino-acid sequence MLWTKEFEAPQRRAVTETGPSRPAPASPSAGRHVGTWFVRFGPTVVLIVLGLLFWQFVLTRVNFLGIPSRYLGSPGGILDALVTLVQSGYTGTPLWQHFLASISRTLFGVGLATVIGVPLGLGIGLNRFLDRLVSPIIGFLRPIPALAWIPIVVIWLGIGEQSKVFVIFMTAVLFVSTGAALGVRAVPQDFYLVARNYGLSRLQFLRQVVLPPALPQILAGLRTALTVGWAVVVAAELIGASQGLGYMIRNSSQVFDVNTGYVGILLIGVVGVAFEYGFRYFENRLLHWQVSR
- a CDS encoding ABC transporter ATP-binding protein; amino-acid sequence: MNQKNILSSRPIREQTMNGMEKTPARAIGDTKITLAGAAQAYSVRGGRREVLTGLDIEIKTNESVAVIGPTGVGKSTLLRLIAGFESPTSGEVKLWNDGRSSLAEPAADIGYLFQQPALFPWMTVKENVLFGARHAKTYGADKQAMFSQAEYFMDRVGLSDAADLFPYQISGGMRARTALARVFLTRPKVLLMDEPFGALDALTRREMYVLLRDLVSTSPELTTVMVTHDVDEAITLCGTIMIISGIPGTITSVYRSGLAAMAESAEDLQREPDYVELKAALLRSLNARRNETRTTTGTTS
- a CDS encoding ABC transporter substrate-binding protein; this encodes MSTFRLRRYATALAAALTLVLGLSACSSAGSSGGRGGETPTIRVAYAQGLQANFYYALQHDLFAKHGVKVEGTKFDSGPALISALVGGSADVGYFGVPAMATANEQGAQLQVFSIANNAGDMAALYVKPDSDIKSIQDLRGKKVATTQNTVAHIFLLIALEKAGMTPKDVQIEFYDPAGLVAGFDRGDLNAVFMFASVGAKFLSSGAKIVKGTMSTELGVPDTGNFIASKDYINGNKAALQKFLAAVDEATPIVNQDKATYIEALQKGIGLAGDQAQIIYDNQPSPCLVSSTLADPGSPVSLTPGAGFTKITQKMVETMTKLGILKSAPNVADFVTSSVVEGMGK
- a CDS encoding sulfatase-like hydrolase/transferase; protein product: MTQPSHARPNVVIVICDDLGYGDLSCNGGTVIGTPRLDELAADGVRATAMYSGGPTCSPSRAALLTGRVAPRTGVGRVLFPDEDTGLHKDEMTIASYLSRAGYATGAFGKWHVGQMPARGPLRFGFDHYFGLPFSNDTPPYFLYRNEEVLEDGPEMSSLTRRYVEEAIEFIDNVPEGQPFFTYVAFTTPHYPLEPDPEFEGRSAGGPYGDTVESIDHHVGVLRDALEERGILEDTIFVFTADHGPWFEGSTGGMRGRKFETWEGGTRVPFLASWPRQLPRSVVVDAPLASVDLLPTICHYLGLDPDGKPVDGQIIADALEGREASEHDPIWYFDGYELNAVRKGKWKLHRRRQTWGAERFATMSLPQLFDIEADAGESYDLSRRHPDVVVELSRLMDQQEGTIDRSHDDGRLWWLEGNVDAR
- a CDS encoding sugar phosphate isomerase/epimerase; the protein is MYAYQVNAWGDVVGTPGAVTDVASGHYFTPGDLDPTLEAIATAGFPGIEIFDGNLLALGDDAQSFGRRLETHGLALAGVYSGGHFIYPDAHEEEYLRFERSIKVAASLGARHFVIGGGGVRTRGRLDSDYRVMAELLERVAESATAEGLIPSYHPHLGSLAENPEQIDALLAASSIGLCADVAHLAAGGGDPIRIIDRYADRLTYVHLKNYVAASGTFVPLADGDLDIRAILAAITTRGYSDWIGVELDGYPGDPGAAAAENFKFLQEATNA
- a CDS encoding Gfo/Idh/MocA family oxidoreductase, translated to MRDVNIALIGGGFMGKAHSLAYAAMPMFFWPAPARPIRKVVVDATDELARTAADRYGWERHSSSWQEIVEDPTIDVVDIATPNHLHAEIAIAAANAGKHVICEKPLAPTVDEARLMLEAVERAGVVNAVAFNYRRTPAVVLARKYIENGEIGDILNFRGTYLQDWSADPNSPLSWRFQKKIAGSGAIGDIGSHVVDLARYLVGEIAEVNSVVSTWIKERPLQSGGFDSLGTAKVSSGPRGTVDVDDEAVTLVRFTNGAVGSLEATRNAWGRNNFLTFEIHGTRGSLVFNYERRDELQVAFADDPADRRGFRTVYTGPATPYGEALWPIPALGIGYGETKIIEAYELMKAVETGERIRPDFADGYQAALVDEAIATSGATHEWVKVEPVQTRAHAQR
- a CDS encoding formylglycine-generating enzyme family protein, with translation MSVNDEVLLSGGVFSMGDVFDEGYAADGETPVHSVRLDAFRIDATAVTNSMFACFVKETGYRTEAEQYGSSAVFHLLVRATGRDIVGTAAGAPWWFNVRGADWAHPFGPDSHWSESPDHPVVQVSHFDALAYCVWAGRRLPTEAEWEYAARGGLEGKRYAWGDELTPGGEHHCNIWQGVFPGANTSEDGYLGTSPVKTFPANGYGLYEMAGNVWEWCADWFLPKYYRQSPMDNPQGPTIGAGRVMRGGSYLCHDSYCNRYRVAARTFNTPDSSSGNCGFRTVRNAS
- a CDS encoding alcohol dehydrogenase catalytic domain-containing protein produces the protein MKAVILPGDERVIVEERKIPDLGPHDVLVRTRASAICRSDMSLYHGSPIVGGEGAREGSVIPGHEAAGEVVRIGDSVTQVKEGDRVAGYLALGCNFCEYCLSGYMMLCKQWKCLGFDVDGGDADYFVLPERNCLHLPDELSFRAGAVMTDMLGSQYHVQKQLGVAGGKTVAVFGMGPMGLAAVLVGRAFGARIIAVDVIADRLEQASRLGADVVINSAADDALQRVLELTQGRGAEICIDCSGNPAGQNSALDAAAKLGAVAFVGESRATEINPSEQIIRKLLTVVGGWYFPAGDWEGIVRLVLDHKVPVEKLISHEFSIDQAEEAFQAFDRRETEKALFIW